Proteins encoded within one genomic window of Solibaculum mannosilyticum:
- a CDS encoding LLM class flavin-dependent oxidoreductase: MTVRNEIKAQIVRAGYTMQEVVDRLHEEYDWSDSVSNLSAKLQRESIRYKEVVELADVLGYDLIWQKRRDRV, translated from the coding sequence ATGACGGTACGCAACGAGATTAAGGCACAGATCGTCCGGGCCGGATATACCATGCAGGAGGTAGTTGACCGGCTCCATGAGGAATACGACTGGTCGGACAGTGTTTCCAACCTGTCCGCCAAACTCCAGCGGGAATCCATCCGCTACAAGGAGGTTGTGGAGCTGGCCGATGTGCTGGGATATGACCTGATCTGGCAGAAACGGAGAGACAGAGTATGA
- a CDS encoding DUF262 domain-containing protein, whose product MDNQVSQYQSLPGNMLYNNLISNIEQGQIKIPQFQRKFVWSIEETAGLIDSILKGYPIGTFIIWETNDRLRSVRNIGNFQFPDTPDGNTVQYVLDGQQRMTSLYVALRGAKLEDDNGQITDYSEIYVNLSAKSDDSLVLTDKTGYQDTQIIRFVDLLNGSLSLLLSKYNDYIDTIDAYRKAVQTYQFSKIDVKNAPIEVATEIFTRINIGGKPLTLFEIMAAKTYDEAKKFDLSEKYDALIENLSNVDYDTISSSTVLQAVSVCLVKECTRKSILNLEKQKFIDVWPRVESAFESAVDYLRSFYKIPVSQLLPYDALLVPFTYYFFHHKDIPAGLQQDLLQDYFWRCVLTSRFSSAAETKLTQDMKLIDKILNNEQPVYDVPIDTSVEFIRNHGYFSAGSAFIKGMLCLLAYQQPVSYQNNGIVHIANDWLKQANSKNYHHFFPKAYMRKAHPEVDDWLVNHIGNITIVDDFLNKRSIRDRAPSKYISEYMAQNPNLEKALNSHLISAASGWGVLEDDYQTFFQNRLNWFCEELNKRVIVTQADRTA is encoded by the coding sequence ATGGATAATCAAGTATCTCAGTATCAGTCGCTGCCCGGCAATATGCTTTATAACAATCTTATTTCAAATATTGAACAAGGCCAGATAAAGATTCCCCAGTTTCAGCGGAAGTTTGTCTGGAGTATTGAGGAAACTGCCGGATTGATCGACAGCATCCTGAAAGGCTACCCAATTGGCACCTTTATTATTTGGGAGACAAATGACCGCCTTCGCTCCGTTCGTAATATTGGAAATTTTCAATTCCCGGATACGCCTGATGGAAATACTGTCCAGTATGTTCTGGATGGGCAGCAGCGTATGACCAGTTTATATGTGGCACTTCGAGGCGCAAAGTTAGAAGATGACAACGGACAGATTACCGACTACTCTGAGATTTATGTGAATCTTTCCGCAAAATCCGATGATTCTCTTGTGCTTACCGATAAAACAGGGTATCAGGACACACAAATCATCCGCTTCGTCGATCTTCTCAATGGCTCCCTCAGTTTGCTTTTGAGTAAGTATAACGACTATATTGATACGATCGATGCGTATCGTAAAGCGGTACAGACCTACCAGTTTTCAAAGATCGATGTAAAAAACGCTCCCATTGAAGTGGCAACCGAAATTTTCACAAGAATCAATATCGGCGGCAAACCCTTGACGCTGTTTGAGATCATGGCAGCAAAAACTTATGATGAAGCAAAGAAATTTGACTTATCTGAGAAATACGATGCACTTATTGAAAATCTTTCAAATGTTGACTACGACACAATCTCCAGCTCCACTGTTTTGCAGGCTGTCTCTGTATGTCTCGTGAAAGAATGCACCAGAAAAAGCATTCTGAACCTGGAAAAACAAAAATTTATCGATGTATGGCCCCGAGTTGAGAGTGCGTTTGAGTCAGCTGTAGATTATTTGCGCAGCTTTTATAAAATTCCTGTTTCACAACTTCTTCCGTATGATGCTTTACTGGTTCCGTTTACCTACTATTTCTTCCATCACAAAGATATTCCGGCAGGTTTGCAGCAGGATCTTCTTCAGGATTACTTCTGGCGCTGCGTACTAACTTCAAGATTTTCGAGTGCTGCGGAAACAAAATTAACACAAGATATGAAGCTGATTGACAAAATTTTGAACAATGAGCAGCCCGTTTACGATGTTCCGATCGATACTTCTGTTGAGTTTATTCGGAATCACGGTTATTTTTCTGCCGGTTCAGCTTTCATCAAGGGTATGCTTTGCCTGCTTGCTTACCAGCAGCCAGTCTCGTATCAGAATAATGGCATTGTTCACATTGCGAATGATTGGCTGAAACAGGCAAACAGTAAAAACTACCATCATTTTTTCCCTAAAGCATATATGCGTAAGGCACACCCAGAAGTTGATGATTGGCTGGTAAATCATATCGGCAATATTACAATCGTGGACGATTTTCTGAATAAGCGCTCGATTCGTGACAGAGCACCATCCAAATATATCAGCGAATATATGGCCCAAAATCCGAATCTTGAAAAAGCGCTGAATTCCCATTTAATAAGTGCCGCCTCAGGCTGGGGCGTTTTGGAAGATGATTATCAAACATTTTTCCAAAACAGGTTAAACTGGTTCTGCGAGGAACTGAACAAACGAGTGATTGTTACACAGGCGGATAGAACAGCATAA
- a CDS encoding ABC-2 transporter permease yields MIRLLKKEMKLAASPLSYLFIVFGLMAFVPGYPILVSAFFLCLGLFQSFQAAREANDITYTALLPVAKADVVRAKYLFCGFIQLCYFMLTVAVTLIRMTVLSEAAVYRSNPLMNANLVYLGFVLLILGLFNGIFIGGFFRTAYQFAKPFVAFIVAAFLVVGLGETLFHIPGMAALNAFGFAHIELQVCVLLLGAGLYFLLTLISIQKAMRDFERINL; encoded by the coding sequence ATGATACGACTGTTGAAGAAAGAAATGAAGTTGGCTGCTTCGCCGCTATCTTATCTTTTTATTGTCTTTGGCCTGATGGCGTTTGTCCCCGGTTATCCTATCTTGGTCAGCGCCTTTTTCCTGTGCCTCGGCCTGTTCCAGTCCTTTCAGGCGGCGAGAGAGGCAAACGATATCACCTATACGGCGCTCCTGCCGGTGGCGAAGGCAGATGTGGTCAGAGCAAAATACCTCTTTTGCGGATTTATCCAGCTTTGCTATTTTATGCTGACTGTCGCTGTAACTCTGATTCGTATGACTGTACTATCCGAAGCTGCGGTTTACAGGAGCAATCCGCTGATGAATGCCAATCTTGTCTATCTGGGCTTTGTGCTGCTGATTCTGGGGCTGTTCAATGGGATTTTTATTGGCGGCTTTTTTAGAACCGCCTATCAATTTGCCAAGCCCTTTGTAGCTTTTATTGTTGCAGCCTTTTTAGTTGTAGGACTTGGAGAGACGTTATTTCATATTCCGGGAATGGCGGCGCTGAATGCGTTCGGATTTGCACATATTGAATTGCAAGTATGCGTTCTTCTGCTTGGAGCGGGTCTGTATTTTTTACTCACCCTAATTTCCATACAGAAGGCGATGCGTGATTTTGAAAGGATCAATTTGTGA
- a CDS encoding recombinase family protein, translating into MKKEKIKVYTYTRVSTAMQIDGYSLDAQKSRMKAFAEFNDYEIAHEYEDAGKSGKSIEGRTQFNQMMEDIKTGKDGVSFVLVFKLSRFGRNAADVLSTLQVMQDFGVNLICVEDGIDSSKDAGKLMISVLSAVAEIERENIRVQTMEGRIQKAREGKWNGGFAPYGYKLVDGKLEINEEEAPAIRTIYEQYVTTDSGANGIAKYLENHGISKVQRQNGKNPLFDARLIRMILKNPVYCGKIAYGRRKTEKVHGTRNEYRLVEQENFLLVDGLHEAIIPEDVWQAAQVKLAAQAKRYEHVNKGKNECTHLLSGIVKCPICGVGMYGNKCVKRKADGSKYKDFYYYGCKHRSMTRGHKCDYKKQIRKELLDDAVAEVICKLVSNPKFAAMMQEKINMKVDTTAIEQEISSYEKQLRQAYSTKSKLIEEIDSLDPDDRHYGRRKSDLDDRLYGMYDKIEELESLLIAARAKKQAIEAEKLTGDNIYKVLIYFDQLYEKMNDREKRQLIEELISEIQIYPERQPNGQWLKSIKFRLPIIEEDMNISLDNEQQVESVALLSRKTENPYSE; encoded by the coding sequence ATGAAAAAAGAAAAGATAAAAGTTTATACATATACGAGAGTGTCTACCGCCATGCAGATTGACGGCTACTCGCTGGATGCCCAGAAATCCCGCATGAAAGCCTTTGCAGAATTCAATGATTACGAGATTGCTCACGAATATGAGGATGCGGGAAAATCGGGAAAATCGATTGAAGGCCGTACGCAATTCAACCAGATGATGGAGGACATCAAAACCGGCAAGGATGGCGTTTCCTTTGTTCTGGTATTCAAGCTGTCCCGTTTTGGTAGAAATGCGGCGGATGTCCTTTCCACCTTACAGGTCATGCAGGATTTTGGCGTCAACCTGATCTGTGTGGAGGATGGTATTGATTCCTCCAAAGATGCGGGGAAGCTGATGATTTCCGTCCTATCGGCAGTGGCGGAAATTGAGCGTGAAAACATCCGTGTCCAAACCATGGAAGGTCGTATCCAAAAGGCCAGAGAGGGCAAGTGGAACGGCGGCTTTGCCCCCTACGGCTATAAACTGGTGGATGGCAAGCTGGAAATCAACGAGGAGGAAGCTCCGGCAATTCGCACCATCTATGAGCAGTATGTTACAACCGATTCCGGCGCAAATGGGATCGCAAAATATCTTGAAAATCATGGGATCAGCAAAGTCCAGCGCCAGAACGGGAAAAATCCTCTTTTTGATGCTCGTCTGATCCGCATGATTCTGAAAAATCCGGTTTACTGCGGCAAAATTGCCTATGGCAGGCGAAAAACCGAAAAGGTGCATGGAACCAGAAACGAGTACCGTTTGGTAGAACAAGAAAACTTTTTGTTGGTGGATGGTCTGCATGAGGCCATTATTCCGGAGGATGTATGGCAGGCAGCACAGGTCAAGTTGGCGGCTCAAGCCAAGCGGTATGAACACGTCAACAAAGGGAAAAATGAATGCACGCACCTGTTGTCCGGCATCGTAAAATGTCCCATATGCGGTGTTGGAATGTACGGTAATAAGTGCGTGAAACGGAAAGCGGACGGCAGCAAATACAAGGATTTCTACTACTATGGCTGCAAACATCGTTCTATGACCCGTGGGCATAAATGCGATTACAAGAAGCAAATTCGGAAAGAGCTTCTGGACGATGCTGTGGCGGAGGTAATCTGCAAGCTGGTCAGCAATCCCAAATTTGCGGCGATGATGCAGGAAAAGATCAACATGAAAGTCGATACCACGGCCATTGAGCAGGAAATCAGCAGCTATGAAAAACAGCTTCGTCAGGCTTATTCCACCAAATCCAAGCTAATTGAAGAAATCGACTCTCTTGACCCGGATGACCGGCATTACGGCAGGCGGAAATCAGACCTTGATGATCGGCTCTATGGGATGTATGATAAGATTGAAGAATTGGAGTCTCTGCTGATTGCAGCCAGAGCCAAGAAACAGGCTATTGAGGCAGAAAAGCTGACCGGCGATAATATCTACAAGGTTCTGATCTACTTCGATCAACTCTATGAAAAGATGAACGACAGAGAAAAACGGCAGTTGATTGAGGAACTGATTTCTGAAATTCAGATTTACCCGGAGCGTCAACCCAATGGTCAGTGGCTGAAATCCATCAAGTTCCGGTTGCCTATCATCGAGGAAGATATGAATATCAGTTTGGACAACGAACAGCAAGTTGAATCGGTGGCCCTCTTATCCCGGAAGACGGAAAATCCATACAGCGAATAA
- a CDS encoding oligosaccharide flippase family protein, with product MLPITGLLKKYRGIPVQVKASFWFLICAFLQKGISMLTTPIFTRLLSTAEYGQYNVFNSWLSIVTIFVSLDLAAGVYTQGLIKFETERKVYSSSLQGLTTTLCLFWTVIYLLFRNFWNDLFSLTTVQMLAMLVMIWATAVFRFWAGEQRVLYRYKALVFVTLGVSFAKPVIGIVFVVLAEDKVTARILGLALVELIGYAGFFFVQMWRGKKFYSAKFWKHALLFNLPLIPHYLSQVVLSSADRIMIKDMVGDSQAGIYSLAYAVSSIMALFNSSLSQTISPWVYRKIKEKKIKDIPSVAYISLALIAGVNLLLIALAPEAVAIFAPRSYHEAIWVIPPVAMSVYFMYSYDLFAKFAFYYEKTNFIMLASIIGAALNVVLNFICIGIWGYVAAGYTTLVCYIVYCIGHYIFMNKTCDKYCDGVRPYQLKKILFITIPFLAMGFLLLLTYNYAILRYGLIAVAAVFAFVKRKQLVGLVKKVMAVKKS from the coding sequence GTGCTTCCGATTACTGGTTTATTAAAAAAGTATAGGGGTATCCCTGTCCAGGTAAAAGCGTCATTTTGGTTTTTGATCTGCGCTTTTCTGCAAAAGGGAATCTCTATGCTTACAACGCCCATTTTTACGAGGCTTTTGTCCACAGCGGAATATGGGCAATATAATGTATTTAATTCTTGGCTGAGCATTGTGACGATTTTTGTCTCTCTGGACTTAGCTGCCGGCGTCTATACGCAGGGACTGATCAAGTTTGAGACGGAGAGAAAGGTTTATTCCTCCTCTCTGCAAGGGCTGACAACCACATTGTGCCTTTTCTGGACGGTAATTTACTTACTATTTCGAAATTTCTGGAATGATCTATTTTCACTGACGACCGTCCAAATGCTGGCCATGCTGGTGATGATATGGGCGACGGCTGTCTTCCGGTTCTGGGCGGGGGAACAGCGGGTTCTATACCGATATAAGGCGTTGGTTTTTGTTACATTGGGCGTGTCTTTTGCAAAGCCGGTCATAGGTATCGTGTTCGTCGTTTTGGCGGAAGATAAAGTCACAGCCAGGATATTGGGACTGGCTTTGGTGGAACTGATCGGGTATGCCGGGTTCTTTTTTGTCCAGATGTGGAGGGGCAAAAAGTTTTACTCAGCTAAATTCTGGAAACATGCACTGTTGTTTAACCTGCCTTTGATTCCTCATTACCTATCGCAGGTTGTGTTGAGCAGTGCGGATAGAATTATGATCAAAGATATGGTAGGGGATAGCCAGGCAGGTATTTACAGTTTGGCCTATGCAGTGTCTTCTATCATGGCTTTGTTTAATTCTTCCTTATCACAGACCATCAGCCCGTGGGTGTATCGAAAGATTAAAGAGAAAAAAATAAAGGACATCCCTTCAGTCGCCTACATCTCCCTTGCGCTGATTGCCGGGGTGAATTTACTTTTGATCGCCTTGGCTCCGGAAGCAGTCGCAATTTTTGCTCCTAGAAGTTACCACGAAGCCATATGGGTAATTCCGCCGGTGGCAATGAGCGTCTACTTTATGTACAGCTACGACTTATTTGCAAAGTTTGCTTTTTACTATGAAAAGACGAATTTTATTATGCTGGCAAGCATAATAGGAGCGGCATTAAATGTTGTGCTGAACTTTATTTGCATTGGGATCTGGGGCTATGTCGCAGCGGGATACACGACGTTAGTCTGTTATATTGTATACTGTATCGGACACTATATCTTCATGAACAAGACCTGTGACAAATATTGTGATGGGGTAAGGCCTTATCAGCTGAAAAAGATTCTTTTTATCACAATACCCTTTTTAGCCATGGGTTTCCTTCTGCTTCTCACCTATAATTATGCAATCCTCCGATATGGACTGATTGCGGTAGCTGCTGTTTTCGCTTTTGTGAAAAGAAAACAACTCGTGGGATTGGTGAAAAAGGTTATGGCCGTTAAGAAAAGCTGA
- a CDS encoding sigma-70 family RNA polymerase sigma factor: MAYLSDNELLDTEGGFTGWDDGTGADAAVETLEQALAEERLAELESELEQDEHPVDYEAELETEEEEAASVSEKRLKREIRAEAVRRLEEAARTEKDFRVVVGEWDKLDQNRERRERDHENLRGDVPMEYQAAPEPKLIPRWMNNPAYRQLMAGNFLDILFDCPYEMHNLTADAFVSRMVEELSEEHKEVLYFLSLRLYSTTRLAAVRGQSDRNIRKLRKTIHKKLQRQMYDHLCGKQEHGGSLTLREHQFLEEYSKIAKKQGKDAVIRRENKTKRRKKKNRP; encoded by the coding sequence ATGGCGTATCTGTCTGATAACGAACTTCTGGATACCGAGGGTGGCTTCACCGGATGGGACGATGGGACAGGCGCTGATGCGGCGGTGGAAACGCTGGAGCAGGCGCTTGCAGAAGAACGTCTGGCAGAACTGGAAAGTGAGCTGGAGCAGGACGAGCATCCCGTCGATTATGAAGCGGAACTGGAAACCGAGGAAGAAGAAGCCGCCTCGGTCAGCGAAAAGCGACTGAAACGGGAAATTCGGGCGGAAGCTGTGCGGCGGCTGGAGGAAGCAGCCCGCACCGAAAAGGACTTCCGGGTCGTCGTAGGGGAATGGGACAAGCTGGATCAGAATCGGGAGCGCAGGGAGCGGGACCACGAAAATCTCCGTGGGGATGTGCCGATGGAATATCAGGCGGCGCCGGAACCGAAGCTCATTCCCCGATGGATGAACAACCCCGCATACCGGCAGCTGATGGCCGGGAACTTTCTGGACATCCTGTTTGACTGCCCCTATGAGATGCACAACCTGACCGCCGATGCCTTTGTTTCCCGCATGGTGGAGGAACTGAGCGAGGAACATAAGGAAGTTCTGTATTTCCTCTCTTTGCGGCTGTACAGCACCACCCGGCTTGCCGCTGTGCGTGGGCAGTCTGACCGCAACATCCGCAAACTGCGGAAAACCATCCACAAGAAATTGCAGCGCCAGATGTATGACCATCTGTGCGGTAAGCAGGAGCATGGCGGTAGCTTGACCTTGCGGGAACATCAGTTTTTGGAGGAATACTCGAAAATCGCAAAGAAACAGGGGAAAGATGCCGTGATCCGGCGGGAGAACAAGACCAAGCGCAGAAAAAAGAAAAACCGCCCCTGA
- a CDS encoding DNA primase family protein yields MKKNKQPDGMPVWFDGKSINEALFCEEFLQTHKIIFTNGAFFTPEGRVTDELPLRGEIFEELKCCAVSNIPRKISNIVELMKLAALAEDFPPEPDRIHLSNGTLFLDGTFAKGKPKIVRNRFPVAYNPNAPEPVLWLQFLDGLLYPEDIPTLQEYIGYCLIPSNKGQRMMVIKGSGGEGKSQIGAVLGTLFGSNMKDGSIGKISENRFARADLEHILLCVDDDMRMEALRQTNYVKSIVTAQGKMDLERKGKQSYQGWMCARLLAFSNGDLQALFDRSDGFYRRQLVLTTKEKPDGRVDDPDLAEKMKAEVEGILLWAFEGLQRLAANNFKFTESERTRGNREAVKRDNNNVYDFLDSDGYVRLKADLSASSKELYEAYQIYCTENNLPALKPRSFSEALIACQSRYNLEYCNNVTNAAGRRVRGFLGIAVLVRNHISVFSGDSMRTYVPEDVPEEWRR; encoded by the coding sequence ATGAAGAAAAACAAGCAGCCTGACGGGATGCCCGTTTGGTTTGATGGAAAAAGCATCAACGAAGCCCTGTTTTGTGAGGAGTTCTTGCAGACGCACAAGATCATCTTCACAAACGGGGCTTTTTTCACGCCCGAAGGCCGTGTGACCGATGAGCTGCCTTTGCGGGGAGAGATTTTTGAGGAGCTGAAATGCTGTGCGGTCAGCAACATTCCCCGCAAAATCAGCAACATTGTGGAGCTGATGAAGCTGGCGGCGCTGGCGGAGGATTTTCCCCCGGAGCCGGACCGGATTCACCTTTCCAACGGGACACTTTTTCTGGATGGGACCTTTGCGAAGGGAAAGCCGAAAATCGTCCGCAACCGTTTCCCCGTGGCCTACAACCCCAACGCTCCGGAACCTGTCCTCTGGCTGCAATTTCTGGATGGCCTGCTCTACCCGGAGGACATCCCCACCTTGCAGGAATATATCGGCTACTGCCTGATCCCCAGCAATAAGGGACAGCGGATGATGGTGATTAAGGGCAGCGGCGGCGAAGGAAAGTCGCAGATCGGCGCTGTGCTGGGAACTTTGTTCGGCTCCAACATGAAGGACGGCAGCATCGGGAAAATATCCGAGAACCGTTTTGCACGTGCCGATTTGGAACATATCCTCCTGTGCGTGGATGACGATATGCGGATGGAGGCCCTTCGCCAAACCAACTATGTGAAATCCATCGTCACTGCCCAGGGTAAGATGGATTTGGAACGCAAGGGCAAGCAGAGCTATCAGGGATGGATGTGCGCCCGGCTGCTGGCCTTCTCCAACGGAGATTTGCAGGCGCTGTTTGACCGCAGCGACGGATTTTACCGCCGCCAGCTGGTGCTGACCACGAAAGAAAAACCAGATGGCCGTGTGGATGATCCCGACCTTGCCGAGAAGATGAAAGCCGAGGTGGAGGGTATTCTGCTGTGGGCTTTTGAGGGATTGCAGCGGCTGGCCGCCAACAACTTCAAATTCACCGAAAGTGAGCGCACCAGAGGGAATCGGGAGGCAGTCAAACGGGACAATAACAATGTCTATGATTTTCTGGATTCTGACGGGTATGTTCGCCTGAAAGCCGATTTATCTGCCAGCTCCAAAGAGCTGTATGAGGCATACCAGATTTACTGCACCGAGAACAACCTGCCTGCCCTGAAACCCCGCAGCTTCAGCGAAGCCCTGATCGCCTGCCAGAGCCGCTACAATCTGGAATACTGCAACAATGTGACCAACGCAGCCGGACGGCGGGTGCGTGGCTTTCTGGGGATTGCGGTACTGGTGAGAAATCATATATCAGTGTTTTCCGGTGATTCGATGCGTACGTACGTACCGGAAGATGTGCCGGAGGAATGGCGGCGCTGA
- a CDS encoding class I SAM-dependent methyltransferase yields MDNVNNTLYIPLYGKAKVSQMGIILEDRTAEKIWAENAVLLGKKSKSKWLAYFMAMRARVFDDWVRKMLAMDSEVLVLHIGCGLDSRVHRVGASGVLWYDLDFPEVIARRRKYYSEDVDYHMVAGDAAQPAWLVEIPRNRTAVIVMEGMAMYLPPDAMERMMAMLSQHFSSAHLMMDVYTNLGAKLSKWKNPVTEVGVTTVYGLEHPAAPLGKSQIRYVREHSMTPPELVNQLTGMERVLFRFLFAGGTAKKLYRMYEYEW; encoded by the coding sequence ATGGATAACGTAAATAACACTTTATATATTCCACTGTACGGTAAGGCAAAGGTCAGCCAAATGGGGATTATCCTTGAGGACAGGACTGCTGAAAAGATATGGGCGGAAAATGCCGTACTACTGGGAAAGAAATCAAAGTCAAAATGGCTGGCCTATTTTATGGCAATGCGGGCAAGGGTTTTTGATGACTGGGTCAGAAAAATGCTTGCTATGGATTCAGAAGTTCTTGTATTGCATATTGGATGTGGATTGGACAGCCGTGTACATCGTGTCGGGGCATCTGGCGTGCTTTGGTATGATCTGGATTTTCCGGAGGTCATCGCCCGGCGGAGAAAGTATTACAGCGAAGATGTCGATTATCACATGGTGGCTGGAGATGCAGCGCAGCCAGCATGGCTGGTAGAAATCCCGAGAAATCGGACAGCGGTGATCGTCATGGAGGGTATGGCCATGTATCTGCCCCCGGATGCGATGGAGCGGATGATGGCGATGTTGTCGCAGCATTTTTCTTCAGCTCACTTGATGATGGATGTGTATACAAACCTTGGAGCGAAACTATCAAAGTGGAAAAATCCCGTTACGGAAGTAGGGGTAACAACTGTTTACGGATTGGAGCACCCTGCGGCACCGCTGGGGAAAAGCCAGATTCGCTATGTGCGGGAGCATTCTATGACTCCGCCAGAGTTGGTGAATCAGCTTACAGGAATGGAACGTGTCCTCTTCAGATTCCTGTTTGCTGGAGGGACTGCAAAGAAACTGTATCGAATGTACGAGTATGAGTGGTAG
- the mobV gene encoding MobV family relaxase gives MSKPQYAILRFAKYKGPEIGNIEAHNERTKEKYASNPDVDISRSKYNFHLIEPERKYRAEAERQIKEAGCRTRSDSVRVVEALVTATPEFFQRKKRSEIRAYFQEALTFLQQNQDPKTIISAVVHMDEKTPHMHLSFVPLTVDGRLSAKEIVGNKKKLTQWQDKFWEHMVRKYPDLERGESASQTGRDHIPPRVFKEMTRLTKQKAKLEELLAGIGAFNAKSRAAEIAALLDQYIPAVEQMHSTMKKYQVAFTETTVENKKLKQENAQLEQSLEKATQESTLKQLADAKLRRDYADAVAVLDRIPKEVLAEYMHKPDRRRINAYDR, from the coding sequence ATGAGCAAACCACAGTATGCTATTCTTCGCTTTGCCAAGTACAAGGGACCGGAAATTGGGAACATCGAAGCCCACAATGAGCGCACCAAAGAGAAATACGCTAGCAACCCCGATGTGGACATCAGCAGGAGCAAGTATAATTTCCATCTGATCGAGCCAGAACGAAAATATCGTGCGGAGGCGGAGCGGCAGATCAAAGAAGCCGGTTGCCGTACCCGGTCAGACAGTGTTCGAGTCGTGGAAGCCCTGGTAACTGCCACACCGGAGTTCTTTCAGAGAAAGAAGAGATCTGAGATCAGAGCCTATTTTCAAGAGGCGCTGACCTTTCTCCAGCAAAACCAAGACCCCAAAACAATCATATCCGCCGTGGTGCATATGGACGAGAAAACGCCCCATATGCACCTTTCTTTTGTCCCGCTGACTGTGGATGGCAGGCTCAGCGCCAAGGAGATCGTGGGAAATAAGAAAAAGCTGACCCAGTGGCAGGACAAGTTCTGGGAACACATGGTGCGGAAATATCCCGACCTGGAGCGTGGGGAAAGCGCCAGCCAGACCGGACGTGACCACATCCCGCCCAGAGTGTTCAAAGAGATGACCCGCCTGACCAAGCAAAAAGCCAAGCTGGAAGAACTGCTGGCCGGTATTGGAGCCTTTAACGCAAAAAGCAGAGCTGCCGAGATTGCGGCTCTGCTGGATCAGTATATCCCTGCGGTGGAGCAGATGCACAGCACCATGAAGAAGTATCAGGTGGCATTTACGGAAACCACCGTGGAAAACAAAAAGCTGAAACAGGAGAACGCTCAGCTGGAGCAATCCCTAGAGAAAGCAACCCAAGAAAGCACTTTGAAGCAGCTGGCCGATGCCAAGCTGCGGCGGGACTATGCTGACGCTGTGGCGGTGCTGGATCGCATTCCTAAAGAAGTGCTGGCAGAGTATATGCACAAACCGGACAGACGGAGGATAAATGCCTATGATAGATGA
- a CDS encoding CHC2 zinc finger domain-containing protein has translation MTWFELIKQVVRVPEVAAYYGLQVSRNGMACCPFHDDWHPSMKLNERYFYCFGCGATGDVIDLVARLFGLSSYEAAKKLSYDFGIDPDKPPAAIAMPRPKRPLLKAYRQEEVRCLRVLCDYLHLLERWKVQHAPKRPEDNLDDRFVEACQMLDYVEYLADLLIAAELEQRVKIVEMLNKDGLIAGLEERLKRLEKEEVTHEEKQAA, from the coding sequence ATGACATGGTTTGAGCTGATAAAACAAGTTGTCCGGGTTCCGGAGGTTGCGGCCTATTATGGGCTGCAAGTCAGCCGAAACGGCATGGCCTGTTGTCCCTTCCACGATGACTGGCATCCCAGCATGAAGCTGAACGAGAGGTACTTTTACTGTTTCGGCTGCGGAGCCACCGGCGATGTGATTGACCTGGTGGCGAGGTTGTTCGGCCTGAGCAGCTACGAGGCGGCTAAAAAGCTGTCTTATGACTTCGGGATTGACCCGGACAAGCCACCAGCGGCAATCGCCATGCCCAGACCAAAACGTCCTCTGCTGAAAGCATACCGGCAGGAGGAGGTTCGCTGCCTGCGGGTATTGTGCGATTATCTGCATCTTCTGGAACGCTGGAAGGTACAGCACGCACCTAAGAGACCGGAAGATAATCTGGATGATCGGTTTGTGGAAGCCTGCCAGATGCTGGACTATGTGGAGTATCTGGCAGATTTGCTGATTGCCGCCGAGCTGGAACAGCGGGTAAAAATTGTAGAAATGCTGAACAAGGATGGCCTGATCGCCGGTTTGGAGGAACGGTTAAAGAGATTGGAAAAGGAGGAAGTCACCCATGAAGAAAAACAAGCAGCCTGA